The genomic stretch GGTCCCATATGGCGAAGCGGATGATCATTTCGGTGCGGTAGCCGGTGGCGGTGAGCAGGTGGCGGCGGGGCCGGAAGTGGGGTGAGATCCGGCTGAATGCGGACAGGAATCGTTGGGTCCGGCCCGCATCACGGAAGCCCTTCATCGCGCGTTCGCGCTGGCGGGTGGGCTGGCGGCTGTTCTCGGCCCGATTGTTTAGTCCCTTGTGCGAGCGATGCTCGACCGAGGGCATCAGCACGCGGTGGGCGGTGCCGTAGCTCTTCAGCTTGTCGGTGACCAGCACGCTGGGTACCCGGCGCTGCTTCTTCATCAACTTGGCCAGGAACCGCTTGGCTGCCTTCGCGTTGCGCCTCGACTGGAGCACGATGTCCAGGACGTTGCCGTCCTGATCCACGGCCCGCCACAGGTAGTGCCGGACCCCGTTGATCTTGACGAAGACCTCGTCCAAGTGCCACTTGTCGCCGGCCTGCGGCCGACGGCGGCGGCGCAGGGCGGCCGCGTACTGGGGCCCGAACTTCTCGCACCACATCCGGATCGTCTCGTGAGAGACGATGATTCCTCGGGCCAGCAGCAGTTCCTCGACCTCGCGGTAGCTGAGCGGGAAACGGTGGTACAGCCACACCGCCTCGGAGATGATCTCCACCGGGAACCGGAAGCCCTTGTACGACGGCGTGGTCTCGACGGACTCCACAGCATGCCCTCCCCGACGATCAACAAACCCCGCGATCATCCCAGGCCCAAGGCCCACCCATCAACTTGACAGCACGCGAACGCCGACACCACGCCGCTAGACTCACCCTCGCCGCGTGATCAATAACCGCGTGTTCACCTTCTTGGGGGAAGGCCCGAAGTCGTACGGGGCGGCGCACCGTGAGGTGATGCCCTCGGTGGAGCACCGTGCGCACAAGGGGATCAACAGCCAGGCAGAAAACTCACACCAGCCCACCCGCCAGCGAGAACGCGCGATGAAAGGCTTCCGCAGCCCCGGCTCCGCGCAGCGGTTCCTGTCCGCGTGCACCGGGATCTCACCCCACTTCCGGCCCCACCGCCATCTGATGACCACCGGCCGGTACCGCTTCGAGATGAACGTCCGCTTCACGATCTGGAACCAGATCACCGGCGCCGTCGGCATGCCCGCCACAGCCTGAGTGGCGGGCCGCCGACGGCCCCCGCACGGCCTGATCCACCATCAAACGATCATGCAGCCGACAACGTGACAACGCCCCTCGGACTCGCCTGACCTGCACCGCAACATGATCAACACGACTGTGAATTAGCCCTGATCAAGGCCCCAGAAAAGGTCCTCGGCAGCCTGGTCCTGGGAGAAAAGCCAGACCTCGGTGATGCGGTCCTCCTCGATGCGCATCAGGTCGACGCCGGACAT from Streptomyces sp. NBC_01264 encodes the following:
- a CDS encoding IS6 family transposase, encoding MESVETTPSYKGFRFPVEIISEAVWLYHRFPLSYREVEELLLARGIIVSHETIRMWCEKFGPQYAAALRRRRRPQAGDKWHLDEVFVKINGVRHYLWRAVDQDGNVLDIVLQSRRNAKAAKRFLAKLMKKQRRVPSVLVTDKLKSYGTAHRVLMPSVEHRSHKGLNNRAENSRQPTRQRERAMKGFRDAGRTQRFLSAFSRISPHFRPRRHLLTATGYRTEMIIRFAIWDQIAGVTVMPTTA